The DNA region AAAAACCTGACGGTCAATTTTATTTACTACTGTAGCACGCTCTCCATTTACAACCACTTCATTTAGGGCATTACCTAAAGTGAGTTGCAAGGTACCCAAATCGATGGTTTCGTTTGTATTTGTAATGATAATATCCTTAACCGTTTGCGCCTCATAGCCAATAAAAGAGGCTTCAATGTAATAGGTGCCTTTTTTAAGGTTTTCAAAGGTAAAATTTCCGTTTAAATCGGTTACCACCCCAGTTACCAACGCGCTCTTCTTTTGGTTATAAATGGCGGCAGTAGCATACTCTAAAGCTGCACCGGTTTCATCAACAATTTTACCTTTTATTTGCCCGTAGGAATAAAGGACATGTAATAGTAGGGCTAATAATAAAATGTACTTGGTTTTAATCATAGTTTTTGTCTTTTATCTTCTTTTATTTGCAGCGCAAGATAGCATAGCTTTTATAACTATTTTGGTGTATTTGAAAAATAAATGGTAATTAGTGTTTATTCGTTTTTCTTAAAATTTAACGGTGTCATTCCGGTATGTCTTTTGAAAAATTTGGTAAAGTTTGAGGTGTCTTTAAACCCTAAATCGAAAGCTATATCACTAATATTTTTTGTGGTATAGAGCAATTGACGTTTAACTTCTTTGATAATAAACTCTGCAATAACATCGGATGCCGACTTTTGAAATGATTTTTGGCAGGTGGCATTTAAGTTTTGTGATGTGGTATGCAATTGTTCGGCATAAAAGGTCACATTATTTTTTAGTTTTTGTGACAATAACTCTAAAAACATATGCTCTACGCTTGTTTTATTTATGGATATTTTGTGTTTGGAGTAACTTATTAGTTTCGACAATACCGCCTTTAGTGCACTTTCTAAAAATTCCTGATTTACTTGATCCTGTTTCATTTCAAAGCATAAGGCTTCAAAAAGCAACGGTAGGGCTTGGTCTTTTTCATCAATATTAATGAGCTCTAAATCTTTCAGAAGACTTAATTGAAAACCAACAGCATTATCGGTTATACGCTCTAAAAACGATTCTTTAATAATAATTACAAAACCCTCTGGCACCGAATCTATGTTCCAATGATGCACTTGGTCATTATGTATTAAAAAAGCAATTGGTGGTTTTATTTCAAAAGGTTGGGCATCTAAATAATGAAACCCACTTCCTTTTGTAAAAAATACCAACTCTAAATACTTGTTATGTTTATGGGGTTTGGTATAACGTTTGGCAACATCAAAAGGTTCGATTTTTATATCGCTAACCGAAGTAATTTTATTGTATGTTAGAATTTGATCGCTCAATGGAGGCTATTTAAGTCCCAACAAATCTATTAAGAGTTAATGGAAGAAACGAATACTTTAACACCCTATTAAAAATTATAATTGAGCAACGTTTTGCTTGGCCTCCTCAAACTCCTTTACAATCTCTTTAACAATTTGATGCACCGGTTTTATATTGTGAATAAGACCTGAAATTTGGCCAATTTCCAACTCGCCTTCTTCCAGATTGCCTTCAAACATGCCCTTTTTGGCTCGCCCTCGCCCCAGCAATGCTTTTAACTGCTCAACTGTTGGCGATAGTTTATATAGCTCCTGAACATCGTTATAAAATTTATTCTTTATTAACCGAACAGGCGCCAACTCTTTTAATGTAAGCTGCGTGTCGCCTTCCTTGGCGTTTACCACTGCTTGTTTGAAGTTGATATGCGCCGAACTCTCTTCGCTAGCAGCAAACCGACTTCCTATTTGCACCCCATCTGCCCCTAAAACCATTGTCGCCAACATGGCCTTTCCGGTCGCAATTCCTCCAGCTGCAATCAATGGAATATCCACTTGCTCCCTTACCATGGGAATTAAAGTTAATGTGGTAGTTTCGTCCCGACCATTGTGCCCGCCAGCTTCAAAACCTTCAGCTACAATGGCATCTACCCCAGCTTGCTGAGCTTTTAGAGCAAACTTCACACTGCTCACAACATGCACCACTGTAACACCGCGTTCCTGCAGCCAAGCCGTCCAAGTTTTCGGATTTCCCGCCGAAGTAAATACAATCTTCACGCCTTCTTCAACAATGATATCCATAATTTTTTCAATGTCTGGATATAGCATGGGTACGTTTACGCCGAAAGGTTTATCGGTAGCTTTTTTACATTTTTGAATATGTTCGCGCAGCACTTCCGGATACATCGAACCAGCTCCAATTAATCCTAAAATACCAGAGTTGCTCGACGCCGAAGCCAACCGCCAACCACTGTTCCACACCATCCCCGCTTGAACAATGGGATATTTAATATTGAAAAGTTCCGTTATTTTATTCGGCATTTACCTTTTTATAAGTTTGAAGGTTCTTGATTCGTTTGATGATTGAAGGTTTACAAAATAAACACCATTTGTTAATGACGCAATATTCACTTTAAATTTTGAATCGGTTAATATAAACGCTAAAACATGCTTCCCGTACACATCAAAAACATCTACGTAAAAAGTAGCATTTTTATTGAAGCTGAAAAACAATTCATTAGTAGCCGGGTTGGGAAACATTTTTATGGGCGTTTCATTTGAAAGCCCTGTTATTTCTAAAGCTGAACTTAAAGCCACCTCTAAATTGGGAATACCGTAGCCCAAAAAGTTATCCGGATTTTCAAATTGTGATGCCGACTCACGAATCAATTGCATAAGCTCAACATTGGTTTTGTTGGGCAAGGCTTGCCATAAACAGGCAATACCACCAGCCAATATGGGCGAACTGAACGAGGTGCCGTTAGCCGGACCAATTGCATCGTTTTCGTTTATAACAACACTGTTTTGCCCCTGGGCCACCACATCTGGTTTTTGAGAAGGTTGAAAGGAATTGCCCACCGAACTGAACGAAGCGTAATTGCCATTGGCATCTACCGCCCCAATGGATAATACGCCAGGAGAATCTGCTGGAGCCCCAACACCATTATTTCCTGAATTTCCAGCAGAATTTACTATCAGCAAACCTTTTTCAAAAGCGATGTTAGCACCTCGTGAAACAAAAGTGGTGTTTCCGTTAAAATCTGACGGTGAGTAGGCATAATTCGGATTGTCATAGGTTTTGCCGTAACCAAGTGATGAGTTTATCACATCTACCCCTAAACTATCGGCACGCTCAGCCGCTTCTACCCAGTAACTTTCTTCAACGGGATTTTCACTTGTACCATCCTCGGTTGTAAACAAATAATAAGATGCGTCAGGTGCCGTTCCCACATATTGCCCCTCGAGATATGCAGCCATCGTGCTGAGTACCAAAGTACCATGATTACCGGCTGTGTTGGTATATACATCATCATCTCTGTTTACAAAATCATAAGCTCCTTTAAGATTACCTGCGTCCCTTAAGCGTTGTAAAGCCGCCATGGTATTTACATTCGGAAAGCCGCCATCGAGAACAGCAATGGTTACCCCCGTACCAGTGTAATCTGAAAGATGCAACTGGTCGCCATTAATCATTTCAATTTGATTGAGTGCCTTACCATAATTAAACGCCGTTAAAACGGTTTCTGTTTTACGCTTTTGCTTAACCTCTTCACCTTTGGAAGCATTTTTATTTCTATCGGCAAACTCTATGGATTCAACAAAGGAAAAATTATCCTGCAAATTTTCAATATCAGATTGGCTGCCCCGAACGTGCAGCGCATTCATCCATTTCGATTTGGCTAAAACCGCAATACCCGGCGCCGCTTTTATTTGGGAAATATAATTTTCATTAACCGGCACATCGCGTTCATCAATAGCAATGCCGTGCCTGTTTTTACGGTCGATGGCCTTTTCTGAAAGAATGGAAGCTGGATTTGCTAAAGCTTGGGCTATATTTTCCTTATCGATTAAATACACCCAAGCATCCTCTTGAGCCATAGCCACAAGCTGGAACAAGAGAAGACTAAAAACAATCAGGCCCTTTGTCATAGTATTTTTGATGACAATTTACGAAATAACTCCCGACCCAACTAATTCATCTTCAATATACCATGCTACAAACTGGCCTTCGGTAATCGCCGATTGAAAATTTTCAAATTCTACATACAGTCCGCTTTCAACCTTGTGCAACGTCGCCTCTTCCAATGGTTGCCGGTAACGTATGCGCGCTTTTACCTGCATGGTTTCACCAACTTTAAGTGCTAAGTCTTCACGAACCCAGTGCAGTTCTTCGTTAGTTACAAACAATGCTTTTTTAAGCAAACCCGGATGGTTTTTACCTTGCCCCGTGTAAATAATATTTTCCTCAACATCGGTATCAATCACAAACAAAGGCTCGGGCGTACCCCCAACGGCCAATCCCTTTCGTTGCCCTTTAGTAAAATAATGTGCGCCCTGGTGTTTACCCACCACTTTTCCGTAATCTCTTTTATACTGCAGTTTACGCGACAGGTAATTCAGTTTGTCTTCTTCAGAAATAAAGGTTCTTTCTACATCATTATACAATTCCTGCTCCTTCGGAATTTCAACAATAACACCCTCTTTAGGCTTTAATTGCTGCTGAAGAAAATCGGGCAATTTCACCTTTCCTATAAAACAAAGACCTTGAGAATCTTTCTTTTCAGCGGTAACCAAATCTAATTTCGAAGCGATTTCGCGCACTTCCGTTTTGGTGAGTTCGCCTATCGGGAACAACGATTTACTTAATTGCTCCTGCGAAAGTTGGCACAAAAAGTATGATTGATCTTTATTCCCATCAATCCCAGCTAAAAGCTGATAGGTTTTCTGGCCATCTTTTTCAATAGTTCCCTTTCTGCAATAGTGGCCAGTAGCCACGTAATCGGCCCCCAATTCCAGAGCAATATCCATAAACACGTCGAATTTGATCTCACGGTTGCAAAGCACATCTGGGTTGGGCGTTCTTCCCTTTTCATATTCTTGGAACATATAATCAACAATACGTTCTTTATATTGTTCACTTAAATCGACCGTTTGGAAGGGGATGCCTAACTTCTCTGCTACAAGCATCGCATCGTTGCTATCGTCTAACCAAGGGCATTCATTCGAAATAGTTACCGAATCGTCGTGCCAATTCTTCATAAACAGCCCAATGACTTCGTAACCTTGTTCTTTAAGTAAATATGCCGCCACACTAGAATCTACACCACCTGAAAGCCCTATAATTACCCGTTTCATATGCAAAATTTTAAGCTGCAAAGATACATATAAATCTATTATTTATTACGTATTAAAAGCTGGCGATTGGAGGGTTAAAAAGGAAAAATGTTTATTTTATTTTAAAAAAACATAAACAGAATATATATTTTTGTTTAATTTTTTTATATATTTGCTAAACAAAAAAAATTTAAGAGCTATGAACACTTTAAAAACAATCTCAAAAATCGCATCTTTCGTGATGATTATGTTCTTCATGACATCGTGTAATGATGACGACGACAACAACAACATGCAACCTAGTTTGAACATTGTTCAAACAGCACAAACCTCAAGCCAGTTAAGCATTTTAGTAGATGCTGTAGTGCAAGCAGGTTTGGTAGATGCCCTTTCTGCTTCAGGGAACAAAACCGTTTTGGCTCCGACCAATGCCGCTTTTACAGCGTTTTTACAGGATAAAGGCTTTAACTCTTTATCTGATGTACCTAACGACGTTTTAACTCAAATTTTATTAAATCACGTTATCGCCGACACTAACATCTATTCAGCTTCGTTGGTCAATACCTCTGGCTATACCAATACTATGG from Tamlana crocina includes:
- a CDS encoding helix-turn-helix transcriptional regulator is translated as MSDQILTYNKITSVSDIKIEPFDVAKRYTKPHKHNKYLELVFFTKGSGFHYLDAQPFEIKPPIAFLIHNDQVHHWNIDSVPEGFVIIIKESFLERITDNAVGFQLSLLKDLELINIDEKDQALPLLFEALCFEMKQDQVNQEFLESALKAVLSKLISYSKHKISINKTSVEHMFLELLSQKLKNNVTFYAEQLHTTSQNLNATCQKSFQKSASDVIAEFIIKEVKRQLLYTTKNISDIAFDLGFKDTSNFTKFFKRHTGMTPLNFKKNE
- a CDS encoding nitronate monooxygenase, with product MPNKITELFNIKYPIVQAGMVWNSGWRLASASSNSGILGLIGAGSMYPEVLREHIQKCKKATDKPFGVNVPMLYPDIEKIMDIIVEEGVKIVFTSAGNPKTWTAWLQERGVTVVHVVSSVKFALKAQQAGVDAIVAEGFEAGGHNGRDETTTLTLIPMVREQVDIPLIAAGGIATGKAMLATMVLGADGVQIGSRFAASEESSAHINFKQAVVNAKEGDTQLTLKELAPVRLIKNKFYNDVQELYKLSPTVEQLKALLGRGRAKKGMFEGNLEEGELEIGQISGLIHNIKPVHQIVKEIVKEFEEAKQNVAQL
- a CDS encoding S8 family serine peptidase, giving the protein MTKGLIVFSLLLFQLVAMAQEDAWVYLIDKENIAQALANPASILSEKAIDRKNRHGIAIDERDVPVNENYISQIKAAPGIAVLAKSKWMNALHVRGSQSDIENLQDNFSFVESIEFADRNKNASKGEEVKQKRKTETVLTAFNYGKALNQIEMINGDQLHLSDYTGTGVTIAVLDGGFPNVNTMAALQRLRDAGNLKGAYDFVNRDDDVYTNTAGNHGTLVLSTMAAYLEGQYVGTAPDASYYLFTTEDGTSENPVEESYWVEAAERADSLGVDVINSSLGYGKTYDNPNYAYSPSDFNGNTTFVSRGANIAFEKGLLIVNSAGNSGNNGVGAPADSPGVLSIGAVDANGNYASFSSVGNSFQPSQKPDVVAQGQNSVVINENDAIGPANGTSFSSPILAGGIACLWQALPNKTNVELMQLIRESASQFENPDNFLGYGIPNLEVALSSALEITGLSNETPIKMFPNPATNELFFSFNKNATFYVDVFDVYGKHVLAFILTDSKFKVNIASLTNGVYFVNLQSSNESRTFKLIKR
- the mnmA gene encoding tRNA 2-thiouridine(34) synthase MnmA, whose amino-acid sequence is MKRVIIGLSGGVDSSVAAYLLKEQGYEVIGLFMKNWHDDSVTISNECPWLDDSNDAMLVAEKLGIPFQTVDLSEQYKERIVDYMFQEYEKGRTPNPDVLCNREIKFDVFMDIALELGADYVATGHYCRKGTIEKDGQKTYQLLAGIDGNKDQSYFLCQLSQEQLSKSLFPIGELTKTEVREIASKLDLVTAEKKDSQGLCFIGKVKLPDFLQQQLKPKEGVIVEIPKEQELYNDVERTFISEEDKLNYLSRKLQYKRDYGKVVGKHQGAHYFTKGQRKGLAVGGTPEPLFVIDTDVEENIIYTGQGKNHPGLLKKALFVTNEELHWVREDLALKVGETMQVKARIRYRQPLEEATLHKVESGLYVEFENFQSAITEGQFVAWYIEDELVGSGVIS